Proteins from a genomic interval of Salinarchaeum sp. Harcht-Bsk1:
- a CDS encoding DICT sensory domain-containing protein produces the protein MSLDDVIASVERSERTLTVFNPREEVRDGDTEAGGSGATTRADSGFVDELSELLVDRNVTVQSTTTTSGRPVNFSVLEMDGVVLATFDVDELHERLAEPSSSVTGLGVGTDDSADVLRHLQEATFTSFDRERMLQATREIEDRAFRIGEGDLRAGFQTVDRLLIEQERYVELGKRGLDVTVYATPDRDVDGLSPVTVRATDSAEIATHWFVAFDGGGEPSQECALLAEERSDGFYGFWTYDPDVVDWILTHLVDAYH, from the coding sequence ATGTCGCTCGACGACGTGATCGCGTCGGTCGAACGGAGTGAGCGGACGCTCACCGTGTTCAATCCGAGGGAGGAGGTCCGGGACGGCGACACCGAGGCCGGTGGATCGGGCGCCACCACCCGGGCGGATTCCGGATTCGTCGACGAACTCTCCGAACTCCTCGTGGATCGTAACGTGACGGTCCAGAGCACGACGACGACCTCGGGACGCCCCGTCAATTTCAGCGTCCTCGAGATGGACGGCGTCGTGCTCGCGACGTTCGACGTCGACGAACTCCACGAACGTCTCGCGGAACCGTCGTCGTCGGTGACCGGACTCGGCGTGGGGACCGACGATTCCGCGGACGTGCTGCGGCACCTGCAGGAAGCGACGTTCACGTCCTTCGATCGAGAGCGAATGCTCCAGGCGACCCGCGAAATCGAGGATCGGGCGTTCCGGATCGGAGAGGGTGATCTAAGAGCGGGGTTCCAGACAGTCGATCGGCTGCTGATCGAGCAGGAACGGTACGTCGAGCTCGGGAAGCGCGGCCTCGACGTGACGGTGTACGCGACACCAGACCGGGACGTGGACGGACTATCCCCGGTGACAGTTCGTGCAACGGATTCGGCGGAAATCGCCACCCACTGGTTCGTCGCATTCGACGGCGGCGGTGAACCGAGCCAGGAGTGCGCACTGCTAGCCGAGGAGCGCTCTGACGGATTTTACGGGTTCTGGACGTACGATCCGGACGTCGTGGACTGGATTCTCACCCATCTCGTCGACGCGTATCATTGA
- a CDS encoding 3-hydroxyacyl-CoA dehydrogenase/enoyl-CoA hydratase family protein — translation MEFEEINSIAVLGAGNMGHGIAEVAAMAGYEVTMRDIEEDLVQDGYDSIEWSLNKLAEKDQLTQEEADAALDRVTPVVDLGEAVGDVDVVIEAVPEVMDIKKEVYDEVEAHAPADAIFATNTSSLSITELSEVTDRPEQFCGMHFFNPPVRMQLVEVISGAHTSGETLDTIEELAEDFGKTPVRVRKDSPGFIVNRIAVPQMNEAAWLVHEGEATIAEVDSTTKHDVGLPMGAFELSDMVGLDVSFDVLEYVNGELGKAYEPCPILEEKVEAGELGQKTGKGFYDYEDGDGVQIPRDEGREDLEAILLAVAANEAAKLVGEDVADPAEIDEAVMLGLGWPNGPAKLADEYGVDELVDALDEWHDRYDHPRYEAADPLREIAEDGGFYGGDDSNDDAMEYETIAVSVEDAVGHIEIDRPHRMNTITVDMLDEIDAAMSELETHEDVRAVLITGAGDRAFSAGFDASTAAAGSGIQAQEMSRKGQQAFGRFEESPMPVLAAIDGYCLGGGMELATGADLRIASEGAQFGQPEHNLGLLPGWGGTQRLREIVGEGRAKEIIFTARDDYSPDTMYDYDFVNEVVAPDEFEDRAWELARDLASGPPIAQKFTKFAMHAGRDDTDAGLEVENFAFGHLFTTDDMWEGLAAFQEDREPEFTGE, via the coding sequence ATGGAGTTCGAGGAAATCAACAGTATCGCCGTTCTCGGAGCAGGGAACATGGGCCACGGCATCGCCGAGGTCGCCGCGATGGCTGGCTACGAGGTCACCATGCGTGACATCGAGGAGGACCTCGTCCAGGACGGCTACGACAGCATCGAGTGGTCGCTGAACAAGCTCGCCGAGAAGGACCAGCTCACACAGGAAGAGGCCGACGCCGCCCTCGACCGCGTGACGCCGGTCGTCGACCTCGGTGAGGCCGTCGGCGACGTGGACGTCGTCATCGAGGCGGTGCCCGAGGTCATGGACATCAAGAAGGAGGTCTACGACGAGGTCGAGGCGCACGCGCCCGCCGACGCCATCTTCGCGACGAATACCTCATCGCTGTCGATCACGGAGCTTTCAGAAGTAACCGACCGCCCCGAGCAGTTCTGCGGGATGCACTTCTTCAATCCGCCGGTGCGGATGCAGCTCGTCGAGGTCATCTCCGGCGCGCACACGAGCGGCGAGACGCTCGATACGATCGAGGAACTCGCCGAAGACTTCGGCAAGACGCCGGTCCGCGTCCGCAAGGACTCGCCAGGGTTCATCGTCAACCGGATCGCCGTGCCGCAGATGAACGAGGCGGCCTGGCTCGTCCACGAGGGCGAGGCGACCATCGCCGAGGTCGACTCGACGACGAAGCACGACGTCGGGCTTCCGATGGGTGCGTTCGAACTATCGGACATGGTCGGGCTCGACGTGTCCTTCGACGTCCTCGAGTACGTCAACGGGGAGCTCGGGAAAGCGTACGAACCGTGCCCGATCCTCGAGGAGAAGGTCGAGGCGGGCGAACTCGGCCAGAAGACCGGGAAGGGGTTCTACGACTACGAGGACGGGGACGGCGTGCAGATCCCCCGCGACGAGGGCCGCGAGGACCTCGAAGCAATCCTCCTCGCCGTGGCCGCCAACGAGGCCGCGAAGCTGGTCGGCGAGGACGTCGCCGACCCCGCCGAAATCGACGAGGCCGTGATGCTCGGGCTCGGGTGGCCGAACGGGCCCGCGAAGCTCGCAGACGAGTACGGTGTCGACGAACTGGTCGATGCACTCGACGAGTGGCACGATCGCTACGACCACCCGCGATACGAGGCAGCAGATCCACTCCGTGAGATCGCCGAAGACGGTGGGTTCTACGGCGGGGACGACAGTAACGACGACGCGATGGAGTACGAGACGATCGCCGTGTCGGTCGAGGACGCCGTTGGCCACATCGAGATCGACCGTCCGCACCGCATGAACACGATCACCGTCGACATGCTCGACGAGATCGACGCGGCGATGAGCGAGCTGGAGACCCACGAAGACGTGCGAGCAGTACTCATCACCGGTGCCGGTGACCGCGCGTTCTCCGCCGGATTCGACGCCTCGACCGCTGCAGCAGGCAGTGGAATCCAGGCCCAGGAAATGTCCAGAAAGGGCCAGCAGGCCTTCGGCCGCTTCGAGGAGTCGCCGATGCCCGTCCTCGCCGCGATCGACGGCTACTGTCTCGGCGGCGGCATGGAACTCGCGACCGGTGCGGACCTGCGAATCGCCAGCGAGGGCGCACAGTTCGGCCAGCCAGAGCATAACCTCGGCCTGCTTCCTGGCTGGGGCGGCACGCAACGGCTTCGCGAGATCGTCGGCGAGGGGCGTGCGAAGGAGATCATCTTCACCGCCAGGGACGATTACTCGCCGGATACGATGTACGACTACGACTTCGTCAACGAGGTCGTCGCACCCGACGAGTTCGAGGACCGGGCGTGGGAGCTCGCCCGCGATCTCGCGAGCGGCCCGCCGATCGCCCAGAAGTTCACGAAGTTCGCGATGCACGCTGGCCGAGACGACACCGACGCCGGCCTCGAGGTCGAGAACTTCGCCTTCGGCCACCTCTTCACGACCGACGACATGTGGGAGGGCCTCGCGGCGTTCCAGGAGGATCGCGAACCGGAGTTCACTGGCGAATAA
- a CDS encoding MFS transporter, with product MSEPDPRERGVPWNTRTVRAVLASTALAPLGVPLIAPGIAPIRDEFAISNARASLLISAYFVVGIVLSPFIGLLIDRIGRRRMLAAGLTTFGAFGTAMAFAPSFDVVLALRVLQGTGAATIFISTVTIITDTFEDAQRNTVLGVNVAVLSAAAAIFPVIGGLLVELAWNAPFLAYAAAFPVAAFVLIGVDEPVRSAPDRGLEYVRSAIDVVVEPVVLSLFGATILTEFLAFGVVFTTVPIVLARSISPVWIGVTLFGAETVATLVAAGSGRLARGLANLHIIALGFACYALGFFGIWAAPAPLFVAMALLVVGAGLGLLLPTVDAAIGARIDSAHRAGAFSVRNSATFFGRAAGPITFVGLAETDLVGFDPLLLAAGIVALAAAVLAWRAAE from the coding sequence ATGAGCGAGCCCGATCCACGCGAGCGAGGCGTACCCTGGAACACGCGAACTGTTCGGGCAGTGCTCGCGAGCACCGCGCTCGCTCCGCTCGGGGTGCCGTTGATCGCGCCTGGCATCGCACCGATCCGAGACGAGTTCGCGATCAGTAACGCTCGTGCGAGCCTGCTGATCAGCGCCTACTTCGTCGTCGGGATCGTGCTCTCGCCGTTCATCGGTCTGCTCATCGATCGGATCGGTCGCCGGCGGATGCTCGCGGCAGGCCTCACCACGTTCGGCGCGTTCGGAACTGCGATGGCGTTCGCACCGTCCTTCGACGTCGTGCTCGCGTTGCGCGTCCTCCAGGGAACTGGCGCGGCGACGATCTTCATCTCGACGGTCACGATCATCACAGACACGTTCGAAGATGCCCAGCGGAACACAGTGCTGGGCGTCAACGTCGCCGTGCTCTCCGCCGCTGCTGCGATCTTTCCGGTGATCGGTGGACTGCTGGTCGAACTGGCCTGGAACGCCCCATTCCTGGCCTACGCCGCGGCGTTTCCAGTTGCAGCGTTCGTCCTGATCGGCGTCGACGAACCGGTCCGATCGGCCCCGGACCGGGGACTCGAGTACGTACGATCCGCGATCGACGTCGTCGTAGAGCCAGTCGTGCTTTCCCTGTTCGGGGCGACGATCCTCACCGAGTTTCTCGCCTTCGGCGTCGTGTTCACGACGGTGCCCATCGTCCTCGCTCGCTCGATCTCTCCGGTCTGGATCGGCGTGACGCTCTTCGGCGCGGAAACGGTCGCGACGCTCGTCGCCGCTGGGAGCGGTCGTCTCGCGCGCGGCCTCGCGAACCTGCACATCATCGCTCTCGGCTTCGCGTGCTACGCGCTCGGATTCTTCGGGATCTGGGCCGCACCGGCGCCGCTCTTCGTCGCCATGGCCCTCCTCGTCGTCGGCGCTGGACTCGGCCTACTGCTGCCGACCGTCGACGCGGCGATCGGTGCCAGAATCGACAGCGCGCATCGTGCTGGGGCGTTCAGCGTCCGCAACAGTGCGACCTTCTTCGGACGAGCCGCCGGGCCGATCACGTTCGTGGGACTGGCGGAGACGGATCTCGTCGGATTCGATCCGTTGCTCCTTGCAGCGGGAATCGTCGCGCTCGCCGCTGCAGTCCTGGCCTGGAGGGCGGCTGAATGA
- a CDS encoding ABC transporter ATP-binding protein, with translation MSGATAPVIEVEDLQKRYGDLTAVDDVSFAIQADEVFALVGPNGAGKTTIVEILECLRTPTAGTATVLGHDVRSDTQAIKDAIGVVPQSFHTFDRLSVRENVALTRRMYDDGRDVDDVLDELDLDDYADTRFESLSGGYQRRTGIAMALVSDPEVLFLDEPTTGLDPAARRSTWRQIESLAAAGTTVVLTTHYMEEVEELADRAALLLDGTIEAVDTVQNLIATYGGDVKLVVGAGAGEDAAIESILESTATEVYRNETDDFVALYEDRAVAQTAFGDVLDVNGERSIDLTTAGMDDVFLRLAGAPVEVVGDGTATGGDDR, from the coding sequence ATGAGCGGAGCGACCGCACCCGTCATCGAGGTCGAGGACCTGCAGAAACGCTACGGGGACCTCACGGCCGTCGACGACGTGAGCTTCGCGATCCAGGCCGACGAAGTGTTCGCACTGGTGGGGCCGAACGGCGCCGGCAAGACGACGATCGTGGAGATCCTCGAGTGTCTCCGGACGCCCACCGCCGGCACCGCGACCGTTCTCGGACACGACGTGCGCAGCGACACGCAGGCGATCAAGGACGCGATCGGCGTCGTCCCGCAGTCCTTCCACACGTTCGATCGCCTCTCCGTCCGAGAGAACGTCGCGCTGACGCGACGCATGTACGACGACGGCCGCGACGTCGACGACGTACTCGACGAACTCGACCTGGACGACTACGCCGACACGCGCTTCGAATCGCTCTCCGGTGGGTACCAGCGCCGCACCGGAATCGCGATGGCGCTCGTGAGCGACCCGGAGGTGCTCTTCCTCGACGAACCCACGACGGGACTCGATCCCGCCGCGCGCCGCTCGACGTGGCGACAGATCGAATCCCTTGCAGCGGCCGGGACGACGGTCGTTCTCACGACGCACTACATGGAAGAGGTCGAGGAACTCGCCGATCGCGCGGCGCTGCTACTGGACGGCACCATCGAGGCTGTCGACACCGTCCAGAACCTGATCGCGACCTACGGTGGCGACGTCAAACTGGTCGTCGGCGCCGGCGCCGGCGAGGACGCAGCGATCGAATCGATCCTCGAGTCTACTGCGACCGAAGTCTATCGAAACGAGACCGACGACTTCGTCGCGCTCTACGAGGATCGCGCGGTCGCCCAGACTGCGTTCGGGGACGTGCTGGACGTCAACGGGGAGCGATCGATCGATCTGACGACGGCGGGCATGGACGACGTGTTCCTGCGGCTGGCCGGAGCGCCGGTCGAGGTCGTCGGTGACGGCACCGCGACCGGAGGTGACGACCGATGA
- a CDS encoding helix-turn-helix domain-containing protein: protein MTAQIRVEIPPGTWMEELSTRYPNVRFRLLAGVEVDGGEAVELGEVNGELAVEAAAAVGDHVAIGEYETLYASDERVLSRYRTGDLTLYDFLRSISVPPEFPLVVEDGWLECSITASRDRIDELDRTLTAAPVSYELRSLVAEPDSERLLTDRQRELLRAAFENGYYDVPREQTLTDLAATLDVDPSTASGVLRRAERQVVAWFLSSEVHTVPG from the coding sequence GTGACTGCCCAGATCCGCGTCGAGATTCCACCGGGGACCTGGATGGAGGAGCTATCGACGCGCTATCCCAATGTTCGATTTCGACTCCTGGCCGGCGTCGAGGTCGACGGCGGCGAGGCGGTCGAACTCGGGGAGGTCAACGGCGAACTCGCAGTCGAAGCCGCTGCCGCCGTCGGCGATCACGTTGCGATCGGCGAGTACGAGACGTTGTACGCCAGCGACGAGCGCGTGCTCTCCCGGTACCGGACGGGGGATCTGACGCTCTACGACTTTCTTCGCAGCATCTCGGTGCCCCCGGAGTTCCCCCTCGTCGTCGAAGACGGCTGGCTCGAGTGCTCGATCACGGCGTCGCGCGACCGGATCGACGAACTCGATCGAACGCTGACGGCGGCTCCCGTCTCGTACGAACTACGATCGCTCGTCGCCGAACCGGACTCCGAACGGCTCCTGACCGACCGACAGCGGGAGCTGCTGCGGGCGGCGTTCGAGAACGGCTACTACGACGTTCCCCGGGAACAGACGCTGACCGACCTCGCGGCGACCCTCGACGTCGATCCCTCGACTGCCAGCGGCGTACTCCGGCGGGCGGAGCGCCAGGTCGTCGCGTGGTTCCTGTCGAGCGAGGTACACACGGTGCCCGGCTGA
- a CDS encoding ABC transporter permease: MRRVGAIVVALGKNWLRSREAVFFSLVFPIVLLLIFSSVFAGGGSAEFTVYLQNNDVEDGTATNLSAAFVESLEESDALRVRTIDADRDLDEWSESSDADGPSRVLVIHDGFAERVRASAGRAQADVTMATLERLGPGLPDGTQQSVTEALRNGSTAGAGTPPANLTLLTAPDDNTAAAIRGIVGSYVAAFNERAVGVEQSPTTIRSGEIGDESLGAVDYFLPALIAAVMLINGVITLTGSVARYNTDGTLKRLASTPLRRWEWIVGHLLLQALLAIVITALMVGVAHLVFDVTVIPGVASMALILLAAMAFSAIGLTLGGLVSDQDAATSLGNAIAFPVLFLSGVFWDVELMPEYLQQVAELLPLYHLHRALRQLMVVGATEGVPLAVGSLGLLTVVFLGAAIRITRWRDFR; encoded by the coding sequence ATGAGACGGGTCGGTGCGATCGTCGTCGCCCTCGGGAAGAACTGGCTTCGGAGTCGCGAGGCCGTCTTCTTCTCGCTGGTGTTCCCGATCGTCCTCCTGCTCATCTTCAGTTCCGTCTTCGCTGGCGGCGGGTCGGCGGAGTTCACCGTCTACCTCCAGAACAACGACGTCGAGGACGGCACGGCCACGAACCTCTCCGCGGCGTTCGTGGAGTCGCTCGAGGAATCGGACGCCCTGCGGGTGCGAACCATCGACGCCGACCGCGACCTGGACGAGTGGAGCGAGAGTAGTGACGCCGACGGGCCATCGAGAGTGCTGGTGATACACGACGGCTTCGCTGAGCGGGTCAGAGCCAGTGCCGGCCGGGCACAGGCCGACGTGACGATGGCGACGCTCGAACGCCTTGGACCCGGCCTCCCCGACGGGACCCAGCAGTCGGTCACCGAGGCGCTCCGGAACGGGTCGACGGCGGGCGCCGGAACGCCACCCGCGAACCTGACCCTACTGACCGCGCCCGACGACAACACTGCCGCGGCTATTCGCGGGATCGTCGGGAGTTACGTCGCCGCGTTCAACGAGCGCGCCGTCGGCGTCGAACAATCGCCGACGACGATCCGGTCCGGGGAGATCGGGGACGAGTCGCTCGGGGCGGTCGACTACTTCCTCCCGGCGCTGATCGCCGCCGTCATGCTGATCAATGGCGTCATCACGCTGACGGGATCGGTCGCCCGGTACAACACCGACGGAACCCTGAAACGACTGGCCTCGACGCCGCTCCGTCGGTGGGAGTGGATCGTCGGCCACCTCCTGCTCCAGGCGTTGCTGGCGATCGTCATTACGGCATTGATGGTCGGGGTCGCGCACCTGGTCTTCGACGTGACGGTGATCCCCGGCGTGGCGTCCATGGCGCTGATCCTGCTGGCCGCTATGGCCTTCTCGGCGATCGGGCTCACGCTCGGCGGGCTGGTGAGCGACCAGGACGCGGCGACGAGTCTGGGGAACGCGATCGCCTTCCCGGTACTCTTCCTCTCCGGCGTCTTCTGGGACGTCGAATTGATGCCTGAGTACCTCCAGCAGGTTGCGGAGCTACTGCCGCTGTATCACCTCCACCGTGCGCTTCGACAGCTGATGGTCGTCGGCGCAACGGAGGGCGTCCCGCTGGCCGTCGGCAGCCTCGGCCTCCTGACCGTCGTCTTCCTGGGGGCCGCGATCCGGATCACGCGCTGGCGTGACTTCCGGTAA
- a CDS encoding carotenoid biosynthesis protein: MASGRIFAASTVLLGGAALGHALFTWPWEVTAALFLGGALIAFVAEALVVSLGWLDHHVWPQFAGVPLYVLAGWTAVIYVALRIALLATSGVGAIVLTAAIATSYDVLTDNVGVENGHWTYTDDVPGPRHGEVPWWNYVGWFAISGVTAALAVSFL, encoded by the coding sequence GTGGCGAGCGGACGAATATTCGCAGCGTCGACCGTCCTTCTCGGCGGGGCTGCACTCGGACACGCCCTCTTCACCTGGCCCTGGGAAGTTACGGCGGCGCTCTTCCTCGGCGGTGCCCTAATCGCGTTCGTCGCCGAGGCCCTCGTCGTCTCCCTCGGCTGGTTAGACCACCACGTTTGGCCACAGTTTGCGGGAGTGCCGCTCTACGTTCTGGCCGGTTGGACGGCGGTGATTTACGTCGCGCTCAGGATTGCGCTCCTCGCGACGAGTGGAGTCGGTGCCATCGTGCTCACAGCCGCAATCGCGACGAGCTACGACGTGCTAACAGACAACGTCGGCGTCGAGAACGGCCACTGGACGTACACAGACGACGTCCCCGGCCCCCGACACGGCGAAGTGCCGTGGTGGAACTACGTGGGCTGGTTCGCGATCAGCGGCGTTACGGCGGCGCTCGCCGTGTCATTCCTCTGA
- a CDS encoding acyl-CoA dehydrogenase family protein, with protein sequence MDFALSEEQKAIRDEVRKFAENEIEPVATELDEAEKYPHDVMDEAAKMGLTGAHIPVEYGGAGYTPFEMALITEELFAVDPGTGLSITSAAFGADSIMANGTEDQKERYLEPIAAGDAVMGAAISEPDVGSDVSSVSTTAEKDGDEWVINGNKMWITNGSVGDYFVVMCKTDETDDRYSGFSQIVVESDRDGFTAEKITGKLGIRASDTAELIFDDVRVPEENLIGTEGAGFLQLMQFFDETRTMVAAQGVGIAKGACERALEYAQEREQFDRPISEFQAIQHKLSEMHTRTEAARQLTYKSAWSVENEGQQLTALASMAKEFASATAVEVADEAVQIHGGAGYVNDFDVERLYRDAKITQIYEGTTEIQKNIIARELLGKGL encoded by the coding sequence ATGGACTTCGCACTGTCTGAGGAGCAGAAGGCGATCCGCGACGAGGTTCGCAAGTTCGCAGAGAACGAGATCGAACCTGTCGCGACCGAACTCGACGAGGCCGAGAAGTACCCCCACGACGTGATGGACGAGGCCGCGAAGATGGGCCTCACGGGCGCCCATATCCCCGTCGAATACGGTGGTGCAGGCTACACACCCTTCGAGATGGCCCTCATCACCGAGGAGCTATTCGCGGTCGACCCCGGCACCGGCCTGTCGATCACGAGCGCCGCATTCGGTGCCGACTCGATCATGGCGAACGGGACGGAAGACCAGAAAGAGCGCTACCTCGAACCGATCGCAGCGGGCGACGCGGTCATGGGCGCCGCGATCAGCGAGCCCGACGTCGGCTCCGACGTCTCGTCCGTTTCGACGACCGCCGAGAAGGACGGCGACGAGTGGGTGATCAACGGCAACAAGATGTGGATCACCAACGGGAGCGTTGGCGATTACTTCGTCGTGATGTGCAAGACCGACGAGACGGACGATCGCTACTCCGGCTTCTCCCAGATCGTCGTCGAGTCGGACCGCGACGGGTTCACCGCGGAGAAGATCACCGGCAAACTGGGCATCCGGGCCTCCGACACGGCCGAACTCATCTTCGACGACGTGCGGGTCCCCGAGGAGAATCTCATCGGCACCGAGGGTGCTGGCTTCCTCCAGCTGATGCAGTTCTTCGACGAGACGCGGACGATGGTCGCCGCTCAGGGTGTCGGCATCGCCAAAGGTGCCTGCGAGCGTGCCCTGGAGTACGCTCAGGAGCGCGAGCAGTTCGACCGTCCCATCAGCGAGTTCCAGGCGATCCAGCACAAGCTCTCCGAGATGCACACCCGGACTGAAGCCGCCCGTCAGCTCACCTACAAGTCTGCCTGGAGTGTCGAGAACGAGGGCCAGCAGCTGACCGCGCTCGCCTCCATGGCGAAAGAGTTCGCCTCCGCAACCGCAGTCGAAGTCGCCGACGAGGCCGTCCAGATCCACGGTGGCGCCGGCTACGTCAACGACTTCGACGTCGAGCGACTCTACCGCGATGCGAAGATCACCCAGATCTACGAGGGCACGACCGAGATCCAGAAGAACATCATCGCCCGAGAACTGCTGGGCAAGGGGCTCTAA